In one Cercospora beticola chromosome 1, complete sequence genomic region, the following are encoded:
- a CDS encoding uncharacterized protein (MEROPS:MER0000432) — MSSYRVAVPEEKLITLKIKLAQAEFPDELEGAEWDYGAPLADVKRLAKHWQKKFDWRLQEAKLNELPNYQRSVKVEGFGDIDIHYLHQPSENPNAIPLLFVHGWPGSYLEVVKMLPALRNGSNGVAFHVVAPSLPNFGWSQGISRTGFGPAQYAETCDQLMQSLGYNQYVTQGGDWGFMITRVIGLRYPQRCLASHINMIRANPPTWLKNPILTLRHNLTPYSQTTKDGFARSQWFLNEGSGYRSIQATKPQTPGYGLHDSPIALLAWIYEKLHDWTDNYPWTDDEILTWVSIYYFSTAGPAASLRIYYEATHLSGLNNVHRDRTHDWIPNVKLGLCHSPREITLVPSTWARTLGPVVYEDFKKKGGHFAAHEIPEEIVKDLIAMFGKGGPCYGIIKTKAKL; from the exons ATGTCGAGCTACAGGGTCGCTGTACCGGAGGAGAAGCTGATCACTCTCAAGATCAAGCTTGCTCAGGCAGAATTTCCGGACGAG CTTGAAGGTGCAGAGTGGGACTATGGAGCTCCACTGGCGGACGTGAAGCGTCTTGCAAAGCACTGGCAGAAGAAGTTCGATTG GAGACTGCAAGAAGCAAAGCTCAATGAGTTGCCCAACTACCAGCGAAGCGTGAAAGTTGAAGGCTTTGGCGATATCGACATTCACTACCTTCATCAGCCTTCGGAGAATCCCAATGCTATTCCActcctcttcgtccacgGATG GCCGGGCAGCTACCTTGAAGTGGTCAAAATGTTGCCTGCTCTGCGAAATGGTAGCAATGGAGTCGCATTCCACGTTGTAGCGCCATCCCTACCAAACTTCGGCTGGTCCCAAGGCATTTCACGAACAGGATTCGGACCTGCGCAGTACGCTGAGACATGCGATCAACTCATGCAGTCACTAGGCTACAACCAATACGTGACTCAGGGCGGCGACT GGGGCTTCATGATCACCCGGGTGATTGGACTTCGCTATCCACAACGCTGCCTAGCTTCCCACATCAACATGATCCGCGCCAATCCTCCGACTTGGCTCAAGAACCCTATTTTGACTCTACGACATAACCTCACGCCATACAGTCAAACCACGAAGGACGGCTTCGCACGCTCACAGTGGTTCCTCAACGAAGGGTCCGGCTATCGATCGATACAAGCCACCAAGCCGCAGACTCCTGGCTATGGCCTGCATGACTCTCCAATAGCTTTACTTGCCTGGATCTACGAGAAGCTACATGATTGGACCGACAACTACCCCTGGACCGACGACGAGATACTGACCTGGGTCTCGATCTACTACTTCTCCACTGCTGGGCCTGCTGCTTCACTCCGCATATATTACGAAGCGACACATTTGTCCGGCCTCAACAATGTTCATCGAGACAGAACTCATGACTGGATCCCGAATGTGAAGCTAGGCTTGTGCCATAGCCCTCGAGAAATAACGCTTGTCCCGAGCACGTGGGCGAGGACTCTTGGCCCTGTCGTCTACGAGGacttcaagaagaagggcggaCACTTTGCAGCTCACGAGATTCCAGAGGAGATCGTGAAGGATCTCATTGCCATGTTCGGCAAGGGTGGGCCATGCTACGGCATCATCAAGACCAAGGCGAAGTTGTAG